The Spirosoma radiotolerans genome has a window encoding:
- a CDS encoding FAD:protein FMN transferase, which produces MSLRFLTGLLTVVSLLPGLVTAQPNLSRFSFRRGLMGTQFNVIFYAPDSLTAQRANASVNARMDSLNQIMSDYLDGSEINELSKTAGSGKWVPVSVDLFAVLKKAKMIASRSNGCFDPTLGPLTLLWRRAVRRKEFPTDTERHRARRAVGYRLMDLDSTTRSVRLRRTGMRLDVGGIGQGYAIDEAIKRLSNFGIKSALIDIGGDILVSDPPPGSQGWRVSIGSGTRDDADTTTIFLKNAAVTTSGDTYRFLEYKGQRYSHIMDPRSGLGLQHFVRTTVLAPDGYRADALTKVFSVAGLRKSRRLVKRFPGVKLLILENKRGQLHRWQSAPFS; this is translated from the coding sequence TTGTCTCTTCGCTTCCTAACCGGCTTGCTTACTGTGGTCAGTCTACTACCGGGACTGGTCACTGCACAACCCAACCTGTCGCGTTTTTCGTTCCGCCGGGGACTGATGGGTACGCAGTTCAACGTCATTTTTTACGCACCAGATAGCCTAACTGCCCAGCGGGCTAATGCGTCTGTCAATGCCCGCATGGACTCGCTCAATCAAATTATGAGCGATTACCTAGATGGCTCCGAAATAAATGAGCTGTCAAAAACGGCGGGTTCCGGAAAATGGGTGCCCGTGTCGGTCGATCTGTTTGCTGTGTTGAAAAAAGCAAAAATGATTGCCAGCCGCTCCAATGGATGTTTCGATCCAACCCTTGGTCCCCTAACCCTGCTGTGGCGCCGGGCGGTTCGGCGGAAAGAGTTCCCAACAGATACCGAACGGCATCGGGCCAGACGAGCGGTCGGGTATCGCCTGATGGACCTCGATAGCACAACCCGCTCAGTTCGCCTGCGCCGAACCGGCATGCGGCTGGATGTGGGCGGTATTGGCCAGGGATATGCTATCGACGAAGCGATAAAACGCTTATCTAACTTTGGGATCAAGTCAGCCCTGATTGACATTGGGGGAGACATTCTGGTCAGTGACCCGCCCCCAGGCAGCCAGGGTTGGCGGGTAAGCATTGGCTCGGGTACAAGGGATGACGCCGATACAACGACGATTTTCCTGAAAAATGCGGCTGTTACTACCTCAGGAGATACTTACCGCTTTCTGGAATACAAAGGTCAGCGGTACTCGCACATTATGGATCCACGTTCTGGATTAGGGCTTCAGCACTTCGTTCGGACCACGGTGCTGGCACCCGATGGCTACCGGGCCGATGCCCTGACGAAAGTATTCAGTGTGGCGGGTCTTCGCAAAAGCCGTCGATTAGTAAAGCGCTTTCCGGGGGTGAAACTGCTAATTCTGGAAAACAAACGGGGCCAATTGCACAGATGGCAATCGGCCCCGTTCTCGTAA
- a CDS encoding Gfo/Idh/MocA family protein: MTTESNQARRDFLKASGLLTGSALLGSLPFQTKAAGNPGYHFSVNDTIKVALIGCGGRGTGAAQQALNTKQNVKIVALADAFRDRLDDAYKALTERGLKAADGSPKVDIPEDHKFVGFDAYKQAMALADVVILATPPGFRPSHFEEAVRQNKQVFMEKPVATDAPGVRRVLAAAEEAKRKKLNVVVGLQRRYQPSYREMIKRIHDGALGDIVGGQVYWVSGGVWQKPRKPGQSEMDYQMRNWYYFNWLCGDHINEQHVHNIDVANWVKNSYPVSCQGTGGRQVRTGKDYGEIFDHHIVDFVYADGTTINSQCRHYEGTYSRVDEMFLGTKGKVEGMEKKTSALLGYNGQPIYSHNAKNDGNPYQIEHDELFDAIAKGQYKFADAERVAKSTMTAIMGRMATYSGKVVKWDEALNSQIDLFPDKLAWDAMPKSVPDANGLYPIAVPGKTVTV; the protein is encoded by the coding sequence ATGACAACTGAATCGAACCAGGCACGCCGGGACTTTCTTAAGGCATCTGGCCTGTTGACAGGGAGCGCTCTGCTAGGTAGTCTGCCTTTTCAAACCAAAGCGGCTGGTAATCCAGGCTACCATTTTTCGGTAAATGACACCATTAAAGTAGCCCTCATTGGTTGTGGTGGACGGGGCACAGGAGCAGCTCAACAGGCGCTGAACACGAAGCAAAACGTCAAAATCGTGGCCCTGGCCGATGCCTTCCGGGATCGGCTGGATGACGCCTACAAAGCATTGACAGAACGGGGACTAAAAGCGGCTGATGGTTCACCAAAAGTAGATATACCGGAAGATCATAAGTTTGTAGGGTTCGATGCCTACAAGCAGGCGATGGCTCTGGCCGATGTCGTTATTCTGGCCACCCCTCCGGGTTTCCGGCCCAGCCATTTTGAAGAAGCCGTTCGGCAGAACAAGCAGGTATTTATGGAGAAGCCCGTAGCGACTGATGCACCGGGCGTTCGGCGGGTGCTGGCGGCTGCGGAAGAAGCGAAACGGAAAAAATTGAATGTCGTGGTTGGTCTGCAACGGCGCTACCAGCCAAGTTACCGCGAGATGATCAAGCGCATTCACGATGGGGCGCTGGGCGATATCGTGGGCGGCCAGGTGTACTGGGTCAGTGGTGGCGTTTGGCAGAAACCCCGCAAACCCGGCCAAAGCGAAATGGACTACCAAATGCGTAACTGGTATTATTTCAACTGGCTCTGTGGCGATCACATTAATGAACAGCATGTCCACAATATCGATGTGGCCAACTGGGTAAAAAACAGCTATCCGGTTTCCTGCCAGGGTACGGGTGGCCGGCAGGTACGGACGGGCAAAGATTACGGCGAAATTTTCGATCACCACATCGTCGATTTTGTATATGCCGATGGAACAACCATTAATAGTCAATGCCGCCACTACGAAGGCACTTACAGCCGGGTAGACGAGATGTTCCTGGGTACAAAAGGAAAAGTGGAAGGCATGGAAAAGAAAACCAGCGCCCTTCTGGGCTACAACGGTCAACCTATTTACAGCCACAACGCCAAAAACGATGGCAACCCGTATCAAATCGAGCACGACGAACTATTCGACGCGATTGCGAAAGGCCAATACAAGTTTGCGGATGCCGAACGCGTGGCCAAGAGCACAATGACTGCCATTATGGGCCGTATGGCTACGTATTCGGGCAAAGTGGTAAAGTGGGATGAAGCCCTTAACTCGCAAATTGACCTCTTCCCCGACAAACTTGCCTGGGACGCCATGCCGAAAAGTGTGCCTGATGCCAATGGATTATACCCAATTGCGGTGCCCGGAAAAACGGTAACCGTGTAA
- a CDS encoding TonB-dependent receptor: MGKIITYLVLLLALFNAFGSDAIAQTKIAGKVTDDVKKEELAGISIAVKGKVIGTITDQKGNFSLTTTTPTPFTIAISAVGFQPQEFVVNGNRTDLNVSLKEQVTMGQEVVVSASRVEESVLKSPVSVERLDIRTFQSTPAATFYDALQNIKGVDMSTQSLTFKSVNVRGFGSNGNTRVVQLLDGMDNQAPGLNFSVGNIAGVSELDLESVELLPGAASALYGPNAINGLLLMNSKSPFLYQGLSAYVKGGVMNASNRSTATTPFYDAAFRYAKAFNNRLAIKVGVSYLTAKDWQATDYRDQGFSNGYNLETGNRANNPGYDGINIYGDASANLYSNLLGNGQPGTGANGTSAVLGAIATTQIPQAGNATLPQLTGLTPQQIFNNIIPNLNISRTGYQESDLVNYNATNLKLNGALHYRLNENVEAIIQANWGTGTTVYTGADRYYLKGFKLGQYKLELRGSNFFVRAYTTQERSGDGYATSILGQGINEAWSGSAAKWFPTYFGTYAQSALQGYAGAYLTALGAGQAPGAALSAAQTYINSQQTALLNQARGAADQGRLLPGTAGFQQAIDAVTGKPIPGDATGVGARFLDKTNLYHGEVMYNFTKLIDPKTVELIVGGNVRRYALNSEGTLFARDENGKEFTIDEFGAYAQASKTLADVLKLTGSIRYDKNQNFKAQVSPRFSAVLTVAKIHNFRASFQRGFRIPTTQDQYIDLNTPSARLIGGLPFLKDKYNLNTNPTYTLQSVQAFGAALQQGGTAALPQAISLLQKTPNLGYDPERVETYEVGYKGLIGKKLFIDAYYYYNRFLNFLGSQIVVQGKSPVSLTDPVSTLQLISGSTRSVYSYPTNSPTQLKNAGWAVGAEYVLPGNYTVGANVSSNYLIDEDKIPTGFVTFFNTPKYRYNLSFGNRNVRGTGFGFNVVYRQQDSFLWEGSFANTEATARKQTIIPSYSTLDAQVSKKLTSFKSILKVGGTNLTGKLYTQAWGNPSVGSMYYISLTFDQLMN, encoded by the coding sequence ATGGGAAAAATTATTACTTATTTAGTGTTACTTCTCGCTTTATTTAATGCCTTTGGCAGTGATGCCATTGCCCAGACCAAAATTGCCGGGAAGGTAACAGACGATGTAAAGAAAGAGGAATTAGCTGGGATCAGTATTGCGGTAAAAGGCAAAGTCATCGGAACCATTACGGATCAGAAAGGTAACTTTTCGCTAACAACAACGACTCCAACGCCTTTTACAATTGCTATTTCAGCCGTTGGTTTTCAACCACAGGAATTTGTTGTCAATGGCAACCGAACCGATCTGAACGTGAGCCTGAAAGAGCAGGTGACCATGGGGCAGGAGGTTGTCGTGTCGGCCTCACGGGTGGAGGAGAGTGTACTCAAGTCGCCCGTATCCGTTGAGCGGCTGGATATTCGCACATTTCAGTCTACGCCAGCGGCTACTTTCTATGATGCATTGCAGAACATCAAGGGCGTGGACATGAGTACCCAAAGTTTAACGTTCAAGTCCGTCAACGTACGTGGGTTCGGCTCGAATGGCAACACTCGGGTGGTTCAACTGCTCGATGGGATGGACAACCAGGCGCCCGGTCTTAATTTTTCGGTAGGCAACATTGCCGGGGTGTCGGAGCTTGATCTGGAAAGTGTTGAACTCCTGCCCGGTGCGGCCTCGGCGCTCTATGGCCCGAATGCGATCAACGGCTTATTGCTAATGAATTCGAAAAGTCCTTTTCTGTACCAGGGCCTGAGTGCCTATGTGAAAGGGGGTGTTATGAATGCCAGCAATCGGTCAACAGCTACGACTCCGTTTTACGATGCCGCTTTTCGTTATGCCAAGGCCTTTAATAACAGACTGGCCATTAAAGTTGGCGTTTCTTACTTAACTGCAAAGGACTGGCAGGCCACTGACTACAGAGATCAGGGTTTTTCGAACGGCTACAATCTTGAGACGGGCAATCGTGCCAACAACCCTGGCTACGATGGAATCAATATTTACGGCGATGCCAGCGCTAACCTGTATTCCAACCTTTTAGGGAATGGCCAGCCTGGAACGGGGGCAAATGGGACATCTGCCGTTCTGGGGGCTATCGCTACCACCCAAATCCCGCAGGCGGGCAATGCGACCTTACCACAACTGACAGGATTGACTCCACAACAGATTTTCAACAACATCATTCCCAATCTTAACATTTCGCGGACGGGTTATCAGGAGAGCGATCTGGTCAATTACAATGCGACAAATCTGAAGCTGAATGGGGCGTTGCATTATCGGCTGAACGAAAATGTAGAAGCGATTATCCAGGCCAACTGGGGCACTGGGACAACTGTCTATACCGGCGCTGATCGTTATTACCTCAAAGGGTTCAAGCTGGGCCAGTATAAGCTTGAACTACGGGGATCAAACTTCTTTGTTCGGGCCTACACTACACAGGAGCGTTCGGGAGATGGCTATGCCACGTCAATTCTCGGCCAAGGTATTAATGAAGCCTGGAGTGGTAGTGCAGCCAAATGGTTTCCTACCTATTTTGGCACGTATGCCCAATCGGCTTTACAGGGATATGCGGGTGCTTACTTAACCGCACTTGGGGCGGGGCAGGCGCCGGGGGCTGCTCTTTCAGCTGCGCAAACCTATATAAACAGTCAGCAAACGGCTTTGTTGAATCAAGCCCGAGGGGCTGCCGATCAGGGCCGCTTATTGCCTGGTACAGCTGGTTTCCAGCAGGCCATCGATGCTGTAACCGGCAAACCGATCCCTGGTGATGCAACGGGTGTCGGTGCCCGGTTTCTGGACAAAACTAACCTGTATCATGGCGAGGTGATGTATAATTTCACAAAGTTGATCGACCCAAAAACGGTTGAGTTAATTGTGGGTGGAAACGTCCGTCGATATGCGTTGAATTCAGAAGGTACGCTGTTTGCTCGTGACGAAAACGGGAAAGAATTTACTATCGATGAATTTGGGGCATATGCCCAGGCATCGAAAACGCTGGCCGATGTTCTGAAATTGACCGGTTCGATTCGTTACGATAAGAACCAGAATTTCAAAGCGCAGGTAAGCCCCCGTTTTTCGGCCGTTCTGACGGTTGCTAAAATCCATAACTTCCGGGCGTCATTTCAGCGGGGCTTCCGGATTCCCACCACCCAGGATCAATACATTGACCTGAATACGCCCAGTGCCCGGCTCATTGGCGGGTTGCCGTTTCTGAAGGATAAATATAACCTCAATACAAACCCGACCTATACCCTTCAGTCGGTGCAGGCATTTGGGGCTGCCTTGCAGCAGGGAGGAACGGCCGCTTTGCCGCAGGCAATTTCTCTTCTGCAAAAAACGCCTAACCTGGGCTATGACCCGGAACGCGTAGAAACATATGAAGTTGGCTATAAGGGACTTATCGGGAAAAAGCTGTTCATCGATGCCTATTACTACTACAATCGTTTCCTGAATTTTCTGGGAAGCCAAATCGTCGTGCAGGGTAAATCGCCGGTGTCATTGACGGATCCCGTCTCGACATTGCAACTAATTAGCGGTTCAACCCGTTCGGTGTATTCATACCCCACAAATTCGCCAACACAATTGAAAAACGCGGGTTGGGCCGTTGGCGCCGAATACGTGTTGCCGGGTAATTACACCGTTGGGGCTAACGTATCGTCGAACTATTTGATCGATGAGGACAAGATTCCAACGGGGTTTGTCACGTTCTTCAATACACCGAAATATCGGTATAATCTGTCGTTCGGTAACCGGAATGTACGCGGTACGGGTTTTGGATTCAATGTGGTGTATCGTCAACAGGATTCGTTCTTGTGGGAGGGTAGTTTCGCTAATACAGAAGCAACGGCTCGTAAGCAGACGATAATCCCGTCTTACAGTACGCTCGATGCACAGGTCAGCAAAAAACTTACCAGCTTCAAGTCTATTCTTAAAGTGGGTGGGACCAACCTGACAGGCAAGCTGTATACCCAGGCCTGGGGAAATCCCAGCGTCGGCTCCATGTATTATATAAGCCTTACGTTCGATCAACTGATGAACTAA
- a CDS encoding APC family permease: MSNATSPDQSSDTASAALPRNLTLLQGTALNMIDMVGIGPFVVLPLVIKTLGGPLFIWAWVLGAFVSLIDAFVWSELGAAFPQAGGSYNFLKISYGERRWGRLLSFLYVWQTLIQAPLVMASGAIGFAQYASYLLPLDEWQRKGVSGVVVLIIIALLYRKIDSIGKIGLVMWGAVLLTLGWIIIGGLSNARIPLADTFQSIGSVSGGLLAAGLGQASVKTIYCYLGYYNVCHLGSEIQKPTRNIPASMFISILGIAGLYLLMNLSVVSVVPWQIAQNSNFIVSTFVETLYGPGAAKFATILVLLVAFSSLFAVLLGYSRVPYAAAVDGQFFKVFAKLHPTRQFPYVSLLFLGGLGFVFSLLFRLGDVIMAILAMRIVVQFVGQAIGLMLLHRRRAAAEFPFRMPLYPIPVLLAIGVWLFIFFSTGLTFMLSGITVIGLGIVAFLISAGVRKQWPFEK; the protein is encoded by the coding sequence TTGAGTAACGCTACCTCTCCAGACCAATCGTCCGATACTGCATCGGCTGCTCTGCCCCGTAATTTAACGCTGCTGCAAGGTACAGCGTTGAACATGATCGACATGGTCGGCATTGGCCCCTTTGTGGTATTGCCGTTGGTAATCAAAACCCTGGGCGGTCCGCTTTTTATATGGGCCTGGGTACTGGGCGCGTTTGTTTCCTTAATTGATGCCTTTGTCTGGTCCGAGTTAGGGGCCGCGTTTCCGCAGGCTGGAGGGAGTTATAATTTTCTGAAGATTTCCTATGGTGAACGGCGTTGGGGCCGTTTGTTATCCTTCCTGTATGTCTGGCAAACGTTGATTCAGGCTCCGCTGGTTATGGCATCCGGCGCCATTGGTTTTGCGCAGTATGCGTCTTATCTGCTGCCTCTGGATGAATGGCAACGCAAAGGAGTGTCGGGCGTGGTGGTTCTGATTATCATTGCCCTTTTATACCGAAAGATTGACTCGATTGGCAAAATTGGTCTGGTTATGTGGGGGGCTGTTCTCTTAACACTGGGTTGGATCATTATTGGCGGGCTGAGTAATGCCCGGATTCCACTGGCCGATACGTTTCAGTCAATTGGATCGGTGAGTGGCGGATTGCTGGCGGCCGGATTGGGGCAGGCATCTGTCAAAACGATCTATTGTTACCTTGGCTATTACAACGTTTGCCATCTGGGCAGCGAGATTCAGAAACCCACCCGGAATATTCCAGCCAGTATGTTTATTTCGATCTTGGGGATCGCGGGTTTGTATCTGCTTATGAACCTGAGTGTTGTCAGTGTGGTACCCTGGCAGATTGCCCAGAATAGCAATTTCATTGTCAGCACGTTCGTCGAGACGCTTTATGGCCCTGGTGCTGCTAAATTCGCCACGATTCTGGTTTTGCTGGTTGCTTTTTCGTCGCTTTTTGCTGTTCTACTTGGTTATTCACGCGTGCCGTATGCGGCTGCGGTAGATGGGCAGTTCTTTAAAGTTTTCGCGAAACTTCACCCAACCCGCCAGTTTCCGTATGTGTCGCTGCTTTTTCTGGGTGGGTTGGGCTTTGTGTTTAGTCTGCTATTCCGGCTGGGTGATGTAATTATGGCTATTCTTGCCATGCGGATTGTGGTTCAGTTTGTTGGGCAGGCCATTGGCCTAATGCTACTTCACCGCCGACGGGCCGCTGCTGAATTTCCTTTCCGAATGCCGCTTTATCCGATACCTGTACTATTGGCCATTGGCGTTTGGCTCTTCATTTTTTTCTCGACAGGCCTGACGTTCATGCTATCGGGGATAACCGTTATTGGGTTAGGCATTGTTGCTTTTCTCATTTCGGCGGGCGTGCGAAAACAGTGGCCGTTTGAGAAATAG
- a CDS encoding GEVED domain-containing protein — MGKYVQVLFLWLWLPAVLLAQQPVHTNPTLPLCATFDLTAAQRKELNLQASQALAQKRASNAAFASITYVPIRPHILRRSDGTGGMSTASLNQVIAVTNSYYLLNGYGIQFYFCGTSPDYINNDTQYNSFDINNESAITQGHDVTNAMNQYYVNSFASGAGGYAYYPANGLYSTHSFILNEAGNEEDMGNRLIPHELGHNFNLVHTFGERAGNGTLGSGTTFELVTRGAGANCTTEGDYICDTPADPYNVDGANIIYVNNCPQYDPSSTARDANGQAYNPSLTNIMSYYFPCAHDFTAGQYDRMQAGLALRQTHTAYSLDCPPTAVSAPTNLVASISNGNVSLTWQDNGTNEMGYFIERSRSPTSGFLPIGGVGPNMTTFTDTKTTPITTYYYRVKPSNSTTTGISQIINIQTPACRPSFVYACDYPVGFSSMAVNNVALSQNSGCSSKGYGTFGTSTTVLAGMSYPVSGAFLYSFYDQGVTIWADLNRDGTYDANQGERLFQTSSYVTGQFAGSLTLPASLSAGALSIRAITAYSTIPNIPCGTYSYGEAEDYTLNVVSPTPPSADLSLSLQSSIRTLATNQPVSYSLTIRNAGPNDAADISWQNRLPANVSFLSGGTNVVNSGTAVSGSNIALANGQSATFIYHLLPTQGGTFVNAAQIMTSSLPDPDSQPGSGTGDGQDDAASVDIRTAASTSTVYSSPNPNQVPLPAVASSQPAPDPDKADLSLAMAVDLRTPIAGQSVTFTVSIRNEGGLPATNIVVRDTLRGLTLTGSSPVFNVVSTGAGYTIIEGTVASLAANATTQVAFTATPTSAGYITNAAQIWSSAVADPDSKPGSLTPTGNNFNGEDDIAWIDLRVELP, encoded by the coding sequence ATGGGAAAATATGTACAGGTATTATTTTTGTGGTTGTGGCTGCCAGCCGTTCTTTTGGCTCAACAGCCAGTTCATACAAATCCAACCTTACCGCTGTGTGCTACCTTCGATTTAACAGCAGCGCAACGTAAAGAACTTAATTTGCAGGCATCGCAGGCACTGGCTCAGAAGCGCGCTTCGAATGCAGCATTCGCCAGCATTACCTATGTACCCATTCGACCACACATTCTTCGGCGAAGCGACGGTACAGGTGGTATGTCAACGGCGAGCCTCAATCAGGTCATAGCCGTTACAAACAGTTACTACTTATTGAATGGCTACGGAATCCAGTTCTACTTCTGTGGGACTTCGCCAGACTACATCAATAACGATACACAATACAATAGCTTCGACATCAACAATGAGTCAGCTATAACGCAAGGGCATGATGTAACAAATGCAATGAATCAGTATTACGTCAATTCCTTCGCATCAGGTGCAGGTGGCTATGCTTATTATCCAGCTAACGGTCTGTACTCAACTCATTCGTTTATCCTTAATGAAGCCGGTAATGAAGAAGATATGGGCAACCGACTCATTCCACACGAGTTAGGTCATAACTTCAATCTTGTTCACACCTTTGGTGAGCGCGCCGGAAATGGTACGTTAGGCTCAGGAACCACCTTTGAATTAGTGACGCGGGGCGCCGGAGCTAACTGCACAACAGAAGGTGACTACATATGCGATACGCCCGCAGATCCTTACAATGTCGACGGGGCTAATATCATTTACGTAAACAATTGCCCGCAGTATGACCCGAGCAGTACGGCCCGCGACGCGAATGGGCAAGCCTACAATCCATCCCTAACAAACATCATGTCCTATTATTTTCCCTGCGCTCATGATTTCACCGCAGGGCAATATGACCGGATGCAGGCTGGGCTGGCCTTACGCCAAACCCATACAGCTTACTCATTAGACTGTCCACCAACAGCGGTGTCTGCGCCAACCAATCTGGTCGCGTCCATTAGCAATGGGAATGTTTCATTGACCTGGCAGGACAATGGCACCAATGAAATGGGGTATTTCATTGAACGCTCCCGCTCTCCTACGTCGGGCTTTTTGCCAATTGGTGGCGTTGGGCCCAATATGACCACGTTTACGGATACTAAAACTACCCCTATAACCACTTACTATTACCGGGTAAAACCATCGAATTCCACAACAACGGGAATAAGTCAGATAATCAACATCCAAACGCCCGCCTGCCGTCCATCTTTTGTTTATGCCTGTGATTATCCGGTAGGTTTCTCCAGTATGGCCGTAAACAATGTCGCTTTGAGTCAAAACTCAGGTTGTTCGTCGAAAGGATATGGGACCTTTGGCACATCGACCACCGTCCTGGCCGGTATGTCTTATCCCGTATCAGGCGCTTTTCTTTACTCATTTTATGACCAGGGCGTAACGATCTGGGCAGATTTAAACCGGGATGGAACGTATGATGCTAACCAGGGGGAGCGCCTGTTTCAAACGTCTTCTTACGTGACGGGACAATTTGCGGGTAGCCTTACCCTGCCAGCCAGCTTATCGGCCGGTGCCCTGTCTATTCGGGCTATTACTGCGTATTCCACCATTCCTAACATTCCCTGCGGAACCTATTCATACGGGGAGGCCGAAGACTATACGCTAAACGTAGTTAGCCCAACTCCTCCATCGGCCGATCTGAGTCTATCCCTGCAAAGCAGCATTCGAACGCTGGCAACTAATCAACCCGTCAGTTACTCATTGACCATCCGCAACGCCGGCCCCAATGACGCAGCGGATATTAGCTGGCAAAACCGGCTACCGGCCAATGTGAGCTTTCTCAGTGGAGGTACGAATGTTGTCAATTCCGGTACGGCCGTTAGCGGTAGTAATATAGCGCTGGCGAATGGCCAATCCGCTACGTTTATTTATCATCTCCTTCCAACCCAGGGAGGCACTTTTGTGAATGCCGCTCAAATTATGACCAGCAGTCTACCCGACCCCGACAGCCAGCCTGGTTCAGGAACCGGCGACGGGCAGGACGATGCAGCCTCGGTCGACATTCGCACTGCAGCCAGTACCAGCACCGTGTATAGTTCGCCCAACCCCAATCAGGTTCCCTTACCCGCCGTTGCATCGAGTCAGCCAGCTCCCGATCCAGACAAAGCCGACCTATCACTGGCAATGGCTGTCGATTTGCGTACACCAATTGCGGGCCAGTCCGTTACATTCACCGTCAGCATCAGGAATGAAGGCGGCCTGCCCGCTACCAACATTGTTGTCCGTGACACCTTACGCGGATTGACGTTGACCGGCTCATCGCCAGTATTTAATGTAGTAAGTACTGGAGCGGGCTACACGATTATTGAAGGAACGGTTGCTTCACTGGCTGCCAATGCAACTACGCAGGTAGCCTTTACGGCGACACCTACTTCAGCAGGTTATATAACCAATGCCGCTCAGATCTGGTCATCAGCCGTAGCCGACCCAGACTCGAAACCGGGATCCTTAACCCCAACTGGTAATAACTTCAACGGCGAAGATGACATTGCCTGGATCGACTTGCGCGTGGAATTGCCTTGA